In uncultured Desulfuromonas sp., the genomic stretch AACCTGACACCGTTGCATCCTCAGGAGCGTCTGGTGCTCGAGACCACCAGCGACAATATTCCCATGCGCGTCATTGATCTGGTGTCGCCCATCGGTAAAGGTCAACGTGGCCTGATCGTCGCCCCACCGCGCACCGGTAAAACGGTTCTGTTGCAAAATCTGGCCAACTCCATCACCACCAACCATCCCGAAGCGTATCTGATCGTTTTGTTGATTGATGAACGTCCTGAGGAAGTTACCGACATGCAACGGTCGGTGCAGGGTGAAGTGGTTTCCTCCACCTTTGACGAACCGGCAACCCGCCACGTCCAGGTGGCCGAGATGGTGATTCAGAAAGCCAAGCGCCTGGTTGAGCATAAACGTGATGTGGTTATTCTGCTCGATTCCATCACTCGTCTGGCACGTGCCTACAATACGGTGGTGCCGCCGAGCGGCAAGATCCTGTCCGGTGGTGTTGACTCCAACGCTTTGCACAAGCCGAAGCGGTTTTTTGGCGCGGCACGTAATGTTGAAGAGGGCGGCAGCCTGACCATCATTGCCACGGCACTGATCGATACCGGCAGCAAGATGGACGAGGTTATTTTCGAAGAGTTCAAAGGCACCGGTAACATGGAGCTGGTTCTGGATCGTCGCCTGGTTGACAAGCGCACCTTCCCGGCCATCGACGTCAATAAATCCGGTACCCGTCGTGAAGAGCTGCTGCAGGATACGACCACGCTGCAGCGCATGTGGCTGCTGCGTAAGGTGCTGACCACCATGAATGTTGTCGACAGCATGGAGTTCTTGCGCGAGAAACTGGTGGAGACCAAGGACAATCAAGAATTCCTTGATTCCATGAACCAGTGATCCATTGCGGTTATATGCCGAAGCGTCAATGAATCCAGCTGTTTCAGCTGTCGATCTGTGAACTTAAAAGAGTTTCCTTGAAGGCATCTGTAAAATAAAGGGTTGCATCAGGACGTGAAAGCGTGTATTTGTTCCTATTGCCCCTTGAAGGGGGTTAAGATTCTCGCCTGTACAACGCCAGGCACTCAAAAGGAGAACTACCATGAAAGAAGGGATCCATCCCAAGTACGAAGAAGTGACTGTCAAATGTCACTGCGGCAACTCGTTCCAGACCCGCTCCACCTACGACAAGGGCGGCGAGCTGACCACTGAAATCTGCTCTGCGTGCCATCCGTTTTACACCGGCACTCAGAAGCTGCTGGATACCGCTGGTCGTATCGAGCGTTTCCGCAAAAGGTATGCAAAGAAGTAGTTGTTTGCTTCGTTGTAACCCGCGTCATTTGGATCAGCCGCAAGGGAGTTTTTCCTCTTGCGGCTGTTTCTCGTTAAATAATTCCCGTTCTTAAAGGCCGAGCCCATGGAAGTTCAGCTGCTGAGCCATACCCCCGAGCCGGAAAAAATCGTCGCCGCTGCAGCACGTTTGTGCTACTCGGATGCCGGTATCGACGACCTGTTGTCTGCCGGTCGCGACCAGCAATTGCGCCTGATTGAGAAGATTCTCAAGTTGGGCCATTTCTCGGTGCTGGAACATGTCAGTTTCAGTTTTGGTCTCGAAGGGCTCAGTCGTGCCTGTTCTCATCAGTTGGTGCGCCACCGGGTGGCATCCTACTCGCAACAGAGCCAGCGTTACGTGGCACACGACACCCCGTTTGCGGCGGTAGAGCCGCCGTCTCTGGCAAACCATCCCGAATTGCAGCAACGGTACCATGCCTTGTTTGATCAAGTGCACCATCTGTACAAGGATATGCTCGAGGCCGGAGTCCCGGCGGAAGACGCCCGTTTTGTGCTGCCCAATGCCGCCCAGACCAAGCTGGTGATGACCATGAATGCCCGCGAATTGCATCACTTTTTTTCCTTACGCTGCTGTCGTCGTGCCCAGTGGGAAATTCGCGCCATGGCCAAAAAAATGGTGCTGCTGTGTCGAGAAGCGGCACCGGTACTATTTGCCCAGGCCGGGCCCGGTTGTCTGCGCGGCGCCTGTCCCGAAGGGGCCATGTGCTGTGGTGAGGCGGATGCTGTGCGGCAGGAATACGGCCAGAACTGATCATAAAACAGGAACCGCACGGTTCCATCTGTCAATAAGAAAGACACGCTTGTGGCTATTTTTGACAAACTCGAAGAAGTGGTCGACCGCTTTCAGGAGGTGGAAGGGCTATTGTCCGATCCCACCGTTCTCTCCGACCAGAATAAGTTTCGTGAACTGACGCGTGAACACGCCGAGCTGTCCGAGCCGGTGGAGGTGTATCGCCGTTACCGCCAGATTCAGCAGGAGATCGAGGACAATCGTGAATTGATGCGCGATGACGATCCCGATATGCGCGAGATGGCGCGCGAAGAGCTGCCCTCTCTGGAAGAGGAATGTGAGCAGCTGGCCGAAAAGCTGACCCTGCTCATGTTGCCGAAAGATCCCAACGACGGCAAAAATATCATCCTTGAAATCCGTGCCGGAACCGGTGGCGACGAAGCGGCGTTGTTTGCCGGCGATCTGTTTCGTGCCTACAGCCGCTATGCCGAAAAACACCGCTGGAAAGTGGAGATCATGAGTTCTTCAGAATCCGGTGTCGGCGGTTTCAAGGAAGTGATCGCCATGATCAGCGGCGAAAACGTTTATTCCCGACTCAAATATGAGAGCGGCACCCATCGCGTGCAGCGGGTTCCGGAAACGGAAACCCAGGGCCGTATCCATACCTCAGCCTGTACCGTTGCGGTGCTGCCTGAAGCCGAAGAGGTGGATCTGGAGATCAATCCCAGCGACCTGCGCATCGACCTGTACCGCGCTTCCGGTGCCGGAGGTCAGCACGTCAACAAGACCGAGTCGGCGGTTCGTATTACCCATATCCCCACCGGGGTAGTTGTCGCCTGTCAGGACGAAAAGTCCCAGCACAAAAACAAGGCGCGGGCCATGAAGGTGTTGCGCTCACGGATTCTCGACGCTATGGAAGCGGAAAAACACGCTGAGATGGCCGCGGATCGTAAAAGTCAGGTCGGCAGTGGTGATCGCAGTGAGCGGATTCGTACCTACAACTTTCCCCAGGGACGGTGCACCGATCACCGTATCGGTCTGACCCTGTACAAGCTGGATGCCATCATGCAGGGTGATCTCGACGAAGTGTTTGACGCGTTAATCACCCATTACCAGGCGGAACTGATGGCTGGACAGGAGAGCGCGTGACCGAACGCTGGACGGTGCTGAGTGTCCTGCGTTGGACGGCCGAGTACCTGAAGGAAAAAGGCATTGATTCGCCGCGTCTGGATGCGGAGCTGCTTATTGGTGACGCTCTGAATAAAGATCGAGTTGGTCTGTACCTGTGCTACGACCAGCCGTTGCAGCCGGAAGAATTGACCAAAATCCGTCAACTGGTGGCCCGACGCGCCAAGCGGGAGCCGTTGCAGTACATTGTTG encodes the following:
- the rho gene encoding transcription termination factor Rho; translation: MHLKDLKAKKITELTEIANDLKIEGVAGMRKQDVIFSILSATAAQKGAIFGEGVLEILPDGFGFLRATDANYLPGPDDIYVSPSQIRRFSLRTGDTISGQIRPPKEGERYFALLKVSEINFEDPAVARKKTLFDNLTPLHPQERLVLETTSDNIPMRVIDLVSPIGKGQRGLIVAPPRTGKTVLLQNLANSITTNHPEAYLIVLLIDERPEEVTDMQRSVQGEVVSSTFDEPATRHVQVAEMVIQKAKRLVEHKRDVVILLDSITRLARAYNTVVPPSGKILSGGVDSNALHKPKRFFGAARNVEEGGSLTIIATALIDTGSKMDEVIFEEFKGTGNMELVLDRRLVDKRTFPAIDVNKSGTRREELLQDTTTLQRMWLLRKVLTTMNVVDSMEFLREKLVETKDNQEFLDSMNQ
- the rpmE gene encoding 50S ribosomal protein L31, with product MKEGIHPKYEEVTVKCHCGNSFQTRSTYDKGGELTTEICSACHPFYTGTQKLLDTAGRIERFRKRYAKK
- the thyX gene encoding FAD-dependent thymidylate synthase; its protein translation is MEVQLLSHTPEPEKIVAAAARLCYSDAGIDDLLSAGRDQQLRLIEKILKLGHFSVLEHVSFSFGLEGLSRACSHQLVRHRVASYSQQSQRYVAHDTPFAAVEPPSLANHPELQQRYHALFDQVHHLYKDMLEAGVPAEDARFVLPNAAQTKLVMTMNARELHHFFSLRCCRRAQWEIRAMAKKMVLLCREAAPVLFAQAGPGCLRGACPEGAMCCGEADAVRQEYGQN
- the prfA gene encoding peptide chain release factor 1, giving the protein MFDKLEEVVDRFQEVEGLLSDPTVLSDQNKFRELTREHAELSEPVEVYRRYRQIQQEIEDNRELMRDDDPDMREMAREELPSLEEECEQLAEKLTLLMLPKDPNDGKNIILEIRAGTGGDEAALFAGDLFRAYSRYAEKHRWKVEIMSSSESGVGGFKEVIAMISGENVYSRLKYESGTHRVQRVPETETQGRIHTSACTVAVLPEAEEVDLEINPSDLRIDLYRASGAGGQHVNKTESAVRITHIPTGVVVACQDEKSQHKNKARAMKVLRSRILDAMEAEKHAEMAADRKSQVGSGDRSERIRTYNFPQGRCTDHRIGLTLYKLDAIMQGDLDEVFDALITHYQAELMAGQESA